The region TGGTGCTGCGCGCCATCAAGGAGGCGGGCCTGAGGAATTCCGACGTCAAGCTGATCGCGCTGCCCAGCACGCAGTTCCTGACCGCGCTGCAGTCCAAGCAGGTCGACGTGGCGCCGCTGGGCGAACCGTCGCTGACCAAGTACCTCAGCCAGTACGGCAAGGACGGCGCCCGGGCGGTCACCACCGACGTGGTGGACATGCTGGGCGTCCTGTGGGCGCCCACCGAGGTCCTCAACGACGACGCGAAGGTCGCCGCCATCCGCAACTTCATCCCGCTGTGGGCCAAGGGCGTGGTGTGGGCGTGGGAGAACACCGACCAGTGGATCCGGAGCTACTACGTCAAGGACCAGGGGGTGACCGCCGCGGACGGCAAGCGCATCGTCTCCGCGCTCTCCCAGCCGCAGTTCCCGCGCAGCTGGGACAAGGCCATCGCCTGGGAGCAGGAGACGGCCGACCTGATGGCCGAGGGCGGCTTCGTGACGAAGGTCAGAGCCGAGGCGCTGTTCGACCGCCGCTTCGAGGGGCTGGCGGCGCAGGCCGTACCGGCGAAATACCAGGTGGCGTCATGACCGACCTGCTGCCCCAGGCGCGTGCGGCGGAGCCCGCAGCCAAGGACCGCACCCGGGCCGCGGCCCCCGCACCGGCCCGGCGCGCCGTGACCGGCACCCGGCGCACCGCGACCTCCGCGACCGGCACCCGGCGGCGGCTCGGCCCCGGCCGGGCGATCCCCTTCGCCCGGCTGACCGGCCCGGCGCTGGTGGTGCTCATCTGGTGGGCCGCCTCCGCCTCCGGCTATCTCGACCCGCGCATCCTGTCGGGACCCGGCACCGTCGCCTCGACCGCGGTCGACCTGATCAGGAGCGGCCGGCTCCAGAGCAATGTGGCGGTCTCGCTGCAACGCGCCGGATTCGGCCTGCTGTTCGGGGTGCTCGCCGGTGTGCTGCTCGCGGTGGCCGCCGGGCTCAGCCGGGTCGGCGAGTACCTGCTCGACGGCACCCTCCAGGTCAAGCGCGCGATCCCGTCGCTCGCCCTGCTGCCGCTGATGATCCTGTGGCTCGGCATCGGCGAGCAGATGAAGATCACCGTGATCGCCCTCGGTGTCGCGGTCGTCGTCTACATCAACACCTACGCCTCGCTCACCGGCATCGACCGCAGATACGTCGAACTGGGCGAGAGCCTGGACCTGACCCGCGTGCAGTTCATCCGCAAGGTGGTGATCCCCGGCGCGCTGCCCGGCTTCTTCGTCGGACTGCGCCTGGCGGCCACCGCGTCCTGGCTCGGCCTGGTGGTGGTCGAGCAGATCAACGCCACCAAGGGCCTCGGTTACATGATGTTCCAGGCCCAGCTGTACGCCCAGTCCGACGTGATCATCGTCGGCCTGGTCGTCTACGGAATCTTCGGCTTCGTGTCGGACGCGATCGTGCGTGCCGCAGAACGGAGGGTGCTGTCATGGCGACGCACACTGGCGGACTGACCGCCGAGCGGCCGGCCGGCCCGGCGGCCGCCGCGGTCCGCACCACCCGGCTGGTGCGCTCCTTCGGCGACCGGGACGTGCTCAAGGAACTCGACCTGACCCTGGGACAGGGGGAGTTCACCGCGCTCCTGGGCCGCAGCGGCTCCGGAAAGTCCACCCTGCTGCGCGCGGTCGCCCGGCTCGACCACGGTGTCGCCGGGTCCGGCGAACTGAGCGTGCCCGAACGGGTGTCGCTGTCCTTCCAGGACTCCCGGCTGCTGCCCTGGCTGCGGGTGCTGGACAACGTGGTGCTCGGCGTGCGAGGCAGGGACGCCAAGGAGCGCGGCACGAAGGCGCTGGCCGAGGTCGGGCTCGAAGGCCGGGAGCGCTCCTGGCCGCACGAGCTGTCCGGCGGCGAGCAGCAGCGTGCCGCCCTGGCCCGCGCCCTGGTCCGCGACCCCGAACTGCTGCTGGCCGACGAGCCGTTCGGGGCACTGGACGCGCTCACCCGGATCAGGATGCACGACCTGCTGCGGGAGCTGTACGAGCGGCACCGCCCCGCGGTGCTGCTGGTCACCCACGACGTGGACGAGGCGGTCGAACTCGCCGACCGCGTCCTGGTGCTGGAGGAGGGCCGGATCGCGGTCGACCTGACCATCGACCTGCCGACCCCGCGCAGCCGCCGCGACCCGCGCTTCCAGGAATACCGCGACCTCCTGCTCGCCGCGCTCGGCGTGCACCAGCCGGAGGCCCCCGCCGACCCCGTACGCCCCGCCCCGCACCCCGCCGACGCGCCCACCGGGCACCCGCACAAGGAGACGAACTCCCATGACCCGCAAGCCTGACCGCAAACCGCTGCACCTGAACGCCTTCCTGATGTCGGTCGGGCACCACGAGGCGGCCTGGCGGCTGCCGGAGAGCCCCGCGGCCGGCGGCACCGACATCGCGCACTACCAGAACCTCGCGCGGATCGCGGAACGCGGCAAGCTGGACTCGCTCTTCCTCGCCGACAGCCCCGTCCTGATGGGCGACCCGGGCCGCCGCCCCGCCAACAAGCTCGAACCGACCGTGCTGCTCACCGCGCTGGCCGGCGTCACCGAGCACATCGGCCTGATCGCCACCGCCTCCACCAGCTACAACGAGCCGTACAACCTGGCCCGCCGGTTCGCCTCGGTCGACCATGTCTCGGGCGGCCGGGCCGGCTGGAACATCGTCACCACCGCGGGCGCCGACGCGGCCCGCAACTTCGGCCTGGACGACACCCCGCTGCACCGCGACCGCTACCTGCGGGCCGCCGAGTTCGTGGACGTCGCCACCAAGCTGTGGGACAGCTGGGCCGACGACGCCGTCGTCGCCGACAAGGAGTCCGGCGTCCACGCGCTGGCCGACAAGGTGCGGAAGTTCGAGCACCGGGGTACGTATTTCCGGGTGGACGGACCGCTGAACGTACAGCGTTCCCCGCAGGGCTACCCGCTCCTGGTGCAGGCCGGCTCCAGCGAGGACGGCAAGGACTTCGCGGCCCGCTACGCCGAAGCGGTCTTCACCGCCCAGCAGACCCTTGAGGAGGCCATCGCCTTCTACAAGGACGTCAAGCAGCGCGCCCTCGGCTTCGGCCGCGACCCCGAGGGCATCAAGATCCTGCCCGGCATCGTGCCCGTCATCGGCGACACCGAGGAGCAGGCGCGGGCGCTGGACGGCGAGCTGGACCGGCTGATCCGCCCCGAGTACGCCGTGCGGCAGCTGTCCAAGACCCTGCGTGTCGCCCCGGAGCGGCTGGAACTCGACAAGGAGCTCCCCGACGACATCCCCACCGAGGACGAGATCGAGGGCGCCAAGAGCCGCTTCACCCTCATCGTGGAGCTGGCCAGGCGCGAGCGGCTGACCGTACGGCAGCTGATCGGCCGGCTCGGCGGCGGACGCGGCCACCGCACCTTCGCCGGCACCGCCGAACAGGTCGCCGACACCATCGAGCACTGGTACGACGCGGGCGCCGCCGACGGCTTCAACATCATGCCCGCGGTGCTGCCCTCGGGACTCGAGCTGTTCGTGGACCGGGTGGTGCCGATCCTCCAGGAACGCGGCCTGTTCCGCACCGAGTACACCGGCAGCACCCTGCGCGAGCACTACGGCCTGCCGCGCCCCGCCAACCGCCTCTTCGACACCGCCGACACCAGCGCCGGGCACCTCGGCATCGCACTCACGGAGGTTTCGTGACGGACTGTAGAAGCACGGCCGCCGGGCCGGCCGCCACCCCGGCGGCCGGCCCGGCGGGACCGCCACCGGCCGGCTGGGTCCGCCGGCTCGGCGGCTACTGCCTGCGGCACCGCGGCGACCTGCTCGCCGCCTTCGCCGGCGCGCTGGCCGCCGCGGTCGCCACCGCGGTGCTGCCCCTGGTGCTGCGCCACGTCGTGGACACCGTCGCGGCCGGCGCGGGCGGCCCGCTCGGCTGGTGGATCGCGCTGCTCGCCGGGCTCGGCGCCGTCCGCTTCGCGGCCGGCTGCACCCGCCGCTACCGGGCCGGGCGGCTGTCGCTCGGTGTGCAGTACGACCTGCGCAACGACGCCTTCGGGGCGCTGCTGCGGCTCGGCGGCGCCCAGCAGGACGACCTGCGCACCGGCCAGATCGTCAGCCGGTCGATCTCCGACATCACCTTGATCCAGACCCTGCTGCAGTTCCTGCCGAACATGACGGGCAACGCCCTGATGTTCGTGGTCTCGCTGGTCCTCATGGCGCTGCTGTCCCCGCTGCTGACGGTGGTCGCGCTGGTGGTCGGGCCGCTGCTGTGGCTGATCGCGCTGCGCAGCCGCAAGGACCTCTTCCCGGCGAACTGGCACGCCCAGCAGGAGGCGGCCGAGGTCGCCTCCACCGTCGAGGCGGCCGTCACCGGGGTCCGGGTCGTCAAGGGCTTCGGGCAGGAGCAGCGCGAGCTGGCCGGCCTCGAAGGCCGCGCGCGGCGGCTGTTCTCCTCCCGGCTGCGGGTGGTGCGCTACACCGGCAGCTACACCCCCGCGCTCCAGGCCGTCCCCGCGCTCGGCCAGGTCGCGGTGCTGGCGCTGGGCGGCTGGCTGGCGCTGCACGGCCGGATCTCGCTCGGCACCTTCCTGGCCTTCACCACCTACCTCGGCTCCTTCGTCACCCCGGTCCGCCAGGTCGCCACCCTGCTCACCGTCTGGCAGCAGGCCAGGGCGGGCACCGAACGCGTCCTCGAAGTCATCGACGAGGCCCCCGCCGTCACCGACGCGCCCGGCGCCACCGCCCTGCCCGCCGGTCCGCCCGCGCTCAGCTGGCACGACGTCACCTTCGGCTACGGCAAGGGCCACGAGCCGCTGCTGCGCGGCTTCACCCTGGACATCGCGCCCGGCGAGACCGTCGCCCTGATCGGCCCGGCCGGCTCCGGCAAGTCCACCGCGGCCGCCCTGCTGCCGCGCTTCTACGACGTCTCGTCCGGCTCGGTCAGGGTCGGTGGCACCGATGTGCGCGACCTGCGGCTGGACTCGCTGCGCTCCGCGATCGGCTACGTCTTCGAGGAGAGCCTGCTGCTGTCCGACAGCGTGCGGGCCAACATCGCCTACGGCGACCCGGACGCCTCCGAGGAGCGGATCAGGCGGGCCGCCGCCATCGCCCGCGCCGACGGATTCGCCGAGCGCCTGCCCCAGGGCTACGACACCGTCGTCGGCGAGCAGGGCCTGACCCTGTCCGGCGGCCAGCGCCAGCGCATCGCGCTGGCCCGCGCGCTGCTCGGCGACCCGGCGGTGCTGGTGCTGGACGACGCCACCTCCGCGATCGACGCCCGGGTCGAGTCCGAGATCCACACCGCGCTGCGGGCCGCCACCGCGCGGCCCACCACCCTGATCGTCGCGCACCGCAGGTCCACCCTCGAACTGGCCGACCGCATCGCGGTCCTGGACGGCGGCCGGGTCGTGGACACCGGCACCATGGACGAACTGCGCTCCAGGTCCGCGCTCTTCCGCAGCCTGCTGTCCGCCGCCGACGTGGCCGAGCCCGGCACCGCGCCCGCGGGCGCCGAGGCCGCCGGCGCCCCGCCCGCGGACCGTCCGGCCGAATACGTACCCGCCGCCGAGGACGACAG is a window of Streptomyces sp. NBC_01477 DNA encoding:
- a CDS encoding ABC transporter ATP-binding protein: MATHTGGLTAERPAGPAAAAVRTTRLVRSFGDRDVLKELDLTLGQGEFTALLGRSGSGKSTLLRAVARLDHGVAGSGELSVPERVSLSFQDSRLLPWLRVLDNVVLGVRGRDAKERGTKALAEVGLEGRERSWPHELSGGEQQRAALARALVRDPELLLADEPFGALDALTRIRMHDLLRELYERHRPAVLLVTHDVDEAVELADRVLVLEEGRIAVDLTIDLPTPRSRRDPRFQEYRDLLLAALGVHQPEAPADPVRPAPHPADAPTGHPHKETNSHDPQA
- a CDS encoding LLM class flavin-dependent oxidoreductase; the protein is MTRKPDRKPLHLNAFLMSVGHHEAAWRLPESPAAGGTDIAHYQNLARIAERGKLDSLFLADSPVLMGDPGRRPANKLEPTVLLTALAGVTEHIGLIATASTSYNEPYNLARRFASVDHVSGGRAGWNIVTTAGADAARNFGLDDTPLHRDRYLRAAEFVDVATKLWDSWADDAVVADKESGVHALADKVRKFEHRGTYFRVDGPLNVQRSPQGYPLLVQAGSSEDGKDFAARYAEAVFTAQQTLEEAIAFYKDVKQRALGFGRDPEGIKILPGIVPVIGDTEEQARALDGELDRLIRPEYAVRQLSKTLRVAPERLELDKELPDDIPTEDEIEGAKSRFTLIVELARRERLTVRQLIGRLGGGRGHRTFAGTAEQVADTIEHWYDAGAADGFNIMPAVLPSGLELFVDRVVPILQERGLFRTEYTGSTLREHYGLPRPANRLFDTADTSAGHLGIALTEVS
- a CDS encoding ABC transporter permease — protein: MTDLLPQARAAEPAAKDRTRAAAPAPARRAVTGTRRTATSATGTRRRLGPGRAIPFARLTGPALVVLIWWAASASGYLDPRILSGPGTVASTAVDLIRSGRLQSNVAVSLQRAGFGLLFGVLAGVLLAVAAGLSRVGEYLLDGTLQVKRAIPSLALLPLMILWLGIGEQMKITVIALGVAVVVYINTYASLTGIDRRYVELGESLDLTRVQFIRKVVIPGALPGFFVGLRLAATASWLGLVVVEQINATKGLGYMMFQAQLYAQSDVIIVGLVVYGIFGFVSDAIVRAAERRVLSWRRTLAD
- a CDS encoding ABC transporter substrate-binding protein, whose translation is MTTSPAARLVPRRSFLALAGGAAFLAACSRNSSASIDSVPTRALPSGAPPSGTKLAIAIHTSQLQLAESGLDKQLQFSVSSWPNLSAGPDVIQGFRAHSVDLASNAGIPPIQAEAIKVGARIVAVQSRDHPIYSFATAPGSGDAIASAKDFRGKKIAFSQGQAQGVVVLRAIKEAGLRNSDVKLIALPSTQFLTALQSKQVDVAPLGEPSLTKYLSQYGKDGARAVTTDVVDMLGVLWAPTEVLNDDAKVAAIRNFIPLWAKGVVWAWENTDQWIRSYYVKDQGVTAADGKRIVSALSQPQFPRSWDKAIAWEQETADLMAEGGFVTKVRAEALFDRRFEGLAAQAVPAKYQVAS